A region from the Kineothrix sp. IPX-CK genome encodes:
- a CDS encoding glycoside hydrolase family 9 protein: MRDEFRKELEDSLFIHSMLPLHRERSLEAEFPNKKVLDRKNVWTAREQISTPAAGEKGVLLVLTEEEQSCVKITAPLRSDRWPKGAPEDGDYSNFGTAEVHFSLPGENLTAYNRLHFWVRPEVKGAGTVHLNVGIRNDGEQKIPDRYVREGFTVFDLNNMEWNECFWEFTSLPRDKVMEIQFYIFLCGQDVAMGEELTYYYKDIVLEQVENPEKELGWECAENSIVLSSAGYFTKGKKSAVANMVADFFEVIEESTGKSVYRGAAKLVENKNGCFQVLDFSQISGEGTYYLQAGEVRSQSFEITNNLMEENIWRVLNFLYGERCGMPIAGKHGTCHQDITARHKGLTMSFVGGWHDAGDVSQQSAQTGEVVHALLEAAAGYRGKNPLLYKRIVEEARWGLDFILRTRFKDGYRATSAGATRWTNNLTGDMDDVETRVYNHAYENFLFAGIEAYSYLQLKEEDSPLAWGSLEAAKEDFAFAENRFENFGAEAVQMFEHTYNSGLSQYYAVIVWAASYLYEATGEETYAKKAENWCDKLLQCQETGAAGLPFDGFFYREEDHRTIVHFNHQSRAQQFMQALTEICRSQPESPKRPLWEEAMKRYGSYLKAIAGNTAPYGMLPAGVHKMDEYEDEKTFPYLHVTCSYEQERENYREQLAGGTPVRDGYVLRNFPVWFSFRGNTAVMLAEGKAASLVGRYFGDEELLQMGREQLYWMFGKNPFGHSLMYGAGRRYPAQYAVLPGECVGELPVGIETFNNGDEPYWPQGNNATYREVWTSAASRWLWLAADYTVENMED, from the coding sequence ATGAGAGATGAATTCCGGAAAGAATTAGAGGACAGTTTGTTTATCCATTCCATGCTGCCCTTGCATAGGGAACGGTCATTGGAGGCGGAATTCCCGAATAAGAAGGTGCTTGATAGAAAGAATGTATGGACGGCGAGAGAGCAGATAAGTACTCCTGCTGCGGGGGAGAAAGGAGTTCTGCTTGTTCTGACGGAGGAAGAGCAATCGTGTGTAAAAATTACGGCTCCCCTTCGCAGTGACCGATGGCCGAAGGGAGCGCCTGAAGACGGAGACTACAGTAATTTCGGAACAGCAGAGGTACATTTTTCTTTGCCGGGAGAGAATCTGACTGCCTACAACAGGCTGCATTTCTGGGTACGACCGGAGGTGAAGGGTGCCGGGACAGTACATCTGAACGTGGGGATTAGAAACGATGGAGAGCAGAAGATACCGGACCGCTATGTGCGGGAAGGGTTTACAGTGTTCGATTTAAATAACATGGAATGGAATGAATGCTTTTGGGAATTTACAAGCCTTCCCAGAGATAAGGTGATGGAAATTCAGTTCTATATTTTTCTGTGCGGGCAGGACGTAGCTATGGGAGAGGAGCTTACCTACTATTATAAAGACATTGTCTTGGAACAGGTGGAGAATCCTGAAAAGGAGCTTGGATGGGAGTGCGCAGAAAACAGTATCGTGTTATCCAGCGCAGGTTATTTTACAAAAGGGAAAAAGAGTGCTGTTGCCAACATGGTGGCGGATTTCTTTGAGGTAATCGAGGAAAGTACGGGAAAGAGCGTATACCGCGGTGCGGCTAAGCTGGTGGAAAATAAAAACGGCTGCTTTCAGGTACTTGATTTTTCTCAGATAAGCGGCGAAGGAACTTATTATTTGCAGGCGGGCGAAGTGCGAAGCCAAAGTTTTGAGATCACGAACAACTTAATGGAAGAAAATATATGGCGGGTGTTGAACTTCTTATACGGTGAGCGATGCGGAATGCCCATCGCAGGAAAACACGGAACTTGTCATCAGGATATTACGGCGAGGCACAAAGGGCTTACCATGTCCTTCGTAGGCGGCTGGCATGATGCGGGGGATGTTTCCCAGCAGAGTGCGCAGACCGGAGAAGTGGTACATGCTCTTTTGGAGGCGGCAGCAGGCTATCGGGGCAAGAACCCCCTTTTATATAAAAGAATTGTGGAGGAAGCGCGTTGGGGTCTTGATTTCATCTTAAGGACGCGGTTTAAGGACGGTTATCGCGCCACCAGCGCCGGAGCTACGAGATGGACGAATAATTTGACTGGCGATATGGACGACGTAGAGACGAGGGTGTATAATCATGCCTATGAAAATTTCTTGTTTGCAGGCATCGAAGCCTATTCATATCTACAGCTTAAGGAAGAGGACAGCCCTTTGGCCTGGGGCAGTCTGGAGGCAGCAAAAGAGGACTTCGCATTTGCAGAGAATCGTTTTGAAAATTTCGGTGCAGAAGCGGTGCAGATGTTTGAGCACACTTATAATTCCGGACTTTCTCAATATTATGCTGTGATCGTATGGGCAGCTTCCTACTTATATGAAGCGACGGGCGAGGAAACATATGCGAAGAAAGCGGAGAACTGGTGCGACAAACTGCTCCAATGTCAGGAAACCGGCGCGGCAGGGCTCCCTTTTGACGGATTTTTCTATCGAGAAGAGGATCACCGTACGATAGTACATTTCAATCACCAATCAAGAGCGCAGCAGTTTATGCAGGCGTTGACGGAAATCTGCCGTTCCCAGCCGGAGTCTCCTAAGCGTCCTCTTTGGGAAGAGGCTATGAAGCGCTATGGAAGTTATCTAAAGGCTATCGCAGGTAATACTGCGCCTTATGGAATGCTCCCTGCAGGCGTTCATAAGATGGACGAATACGAAGATGAAAAAACATTCCCGTATCTCCATGTGACGTGCTCCTACGAGCAGGAAAGAGAAAATTACAGAGAACAGCTTGCTGGCGGAACACCGGTGAGGGATGGGTATGTGCTCCGCAATTTTCCTGTTTGGTTTTCCTTTAGGGGTAATACGGCAGTGATGCTGGCAGAAGGTAAGGCCGCATCTTTGGTCGGCCGGTACTTCGGTGACGAGGAGCTTCTGCAGATGGGAAGAGAGCAGCTTTATTGGATGTTCGGCAAGAACCCCTTCGGTCATTCGCTCATGTACGGGGCGGGCCGCCGTTACCCGGCACAGTATGCGGTACTTCCGGGCGAATGTGTCGGTGAGCTTCCGGTTGGAATCGAGACGTTTAATAATGGTGATGAGCCATATTGGCCTCAGGGCAACAATGCCACCTATCGCGAGGTGTGGACATCAGCAGCGAGCCGGTGGCTCTGGCTGGCGGCGGATTATACGGTTGAAAATATGGAGGATTAA
- a CDS encoding ROK family protein produces MDTYLGLDFGGTKLLIGELDEEGRVLQSKRYDTGLNNQKEATKVILNDLADYVEMVGIRGNLKASGLGIVGIVDNRRGEWVSINHEITGPPVPIAAMIADKLGVPCAVDNDVRSATTAELILGQGRTSSDFIYLNVGTGLAAGFVCDGKIMRGANHNAGEIGHMVVDLSRRESCVCGREGCVENAVSGIGFTRQITARGLPELLDAGKRADVVRLFKGADEGLKECVEITEYAAQALACVIMNLVRVSDPDTVILGGGVISDGWLMRKVNRYLSPETMRGVTNGVVFSSFDLRHAGLIGAATLGMLLMKGDNR; encoded by the coding sequence TTGGATACCTATTTAGGATTGGATTTCGGCGGGACAAAGCTGCTGATTGGAGAATTGGACGAGGAAGGCCGCGTTTTGCAGAGCAAGCGGTACGATACCGGACTGAACAATCAAAAGGAGGCCACGAAGGTGATTCTGAATGACCTGGCAGATTATGTAGAGATGGTGGGTATTCGGGGAAACCTGAAGGCATCAGGGCTTGGCATCGTCGGAATCGTGGATAACAGAAGAGGAGAATGGGTTTCCATTAACCACGAGATTACGGGTCCTCCGGTTCCTATTGCGGCTATGATAGCCGATAAGCTGGGTGTGCCCTGCGCTGTGGATAACGATGTGCGAAGTGCCACTACGGCGGAGCTTATACTGGGACAGGGCAGAACGTCTTCGGATTTCATCTATCTGAATGTGGGTACCGGATTGGCAGCAGGTTTTGTGTGCGATGGAAAGATTATGCGCGGTGCTAACCACAACGCAGGAGAAATCGGTCATATGGTCGTGGACTTGAGCAGAAGGGAATCTTGTGTGTGTGGCAGGGAGGGGTGTGTGGAAAATGCAGTTTCCGGTATCGGTTTTACGAGACAGATCACAGCGCGCGGACTGCCGGAGCTTCTGGATGCAGGAAAAAGAGCGGATGTGGTACGTCTGTTTAAAGGGGCGGACGAGGGACTTAAAGAATGTGTTGAAATTACAGAATATGCGGCTCAAGCGCTGGCCTGTGTTATAATGAATCTTGTGAGGGTAAGTGACCCGGATACGGTTATTTTGGGCGGAGGTGTAATCAGCGACGGATGGCTGATGCGGAAGGTGAACAGATATCTTTCCCCCGAAACGATGCGCGGCGTGACAAACGGTGTAGTATTTTCCAGCTTTGACCTGCGACATGCGGGATTAATCGGAGCGGCTACCCTCGGGATGCTGCTCATGAAAGGAGACAATCGATGA
- a CDS encoding MFS transporter gives MHTIAKKVRVMFFPEKAHTEEQMRTSRRILLIQGVMASVMLSLTTGNFMAGYLAYLGASPSMVARIAIIPQLGCVLQMISPFFFERLKYRKLPIALICFAFRFSIGFAVFAPVLFQDQKTGRQFVFVLYFFAFLAAGFVTPALNQWMLQVGPVDGRGRYFAIKDILAMTATSGVSFLMGYQLDFFIGQEQAWAGYLVVYAFCILFSIVDFILMLLIREPENSVTKGYSLKDVAGPFRNPHYRPVLIYNMCSYFATLFASGFLAIYQLKVLHLNHTFIVGSGVLASILGVGGIWLWGKVADRTFWTMVVLGMQMVTGFCNLGWFFMKQDVRWAALLLICVSALGNASSGMAGLNLQYASAPPERMTTYLGVTAAAASMVGYAGAMAAAALQEQLERIYGSGQSIAVLFLISGVTGLFTACYGLYRLPQKRVDYLKLKK, from the coding sequence ATGCATACCATAGCGAAAAAAGTGCGGGTGATGTTTTTCCCGGAGAAGGCGCACACCGAGGAGCAGATGAGGACGAGCCGGCGGATACTTCTCATACAGGGAGTTATGGCCAGTGTCATGCTATCCCTGACCACGGGAAATTTCATGGCGGGTTATCTGGCTTATCTTGGTGCCAGTCCCTCGATGGTGGCGCGGATTGCGATTATTCCCCAGCTCGGCTGTGTGCTGCAGATGATTTCTCCCTTTTTCTTCGAGAGGCTGAAATACCGGAAACTACCTATTGCGCTTATTTGCTTCGCTTTTCGCTTCTCGATAGGATTTGCGGTGTTCGCACCGGTTCTTTTTCAAGATCAGAAGACCGGACGGCAGTTTGTATTCGTCTTGTATTTTTTTGCTTTTCTGGCCGCCGGATTCGTAACCCCGGCGCTGAATCAGTGGATGCTTCAAGTGGGGCCTGTGGATGGGCGGGGACGGTATTTCGCCATAAAGGATATTTTAGCTATGACGGCCACCTCGGGAGTTTCTTTTCTAATGGGATATCAACTGGATTTTTTTATCGGACAGGAACAGGCATGGGCAGGATATCTGGTCGTGTATGCATTCTGCATTCTCTTTTCTATTGTGGATTTCATACTTATGCTTCTCATACGTGAACCAGAGAATTCCGTGACGAAAGGATATAGCCTGAAGGATGTGGCCGGGCCCTTTCGCAATCCGCATTATCGGCCGGTGCTCATATATAATATGTGCTCCTATTTTGCAACCCTGTTCGCATCCGGATTCCTTGCAATCTATCAATTAAAGGTGCTGCACTTGAATCACACATTTATCGTGGGAAGCGGCGTGCTGGCATCCATCTTGGGAGTGGGAGGCATATGGTTGTGGGGAAAGGTGGCGGATCGTACATTTTGGACGATGGTAGTCCTTGGTATGCAGATGGTGACGGGCTTTTGCAATCTGGGATGGTTTTTCATGAAGCAGGATGTAAGATGGGCGGCACTTTTGCTCATATGTGTATCGGCGCTAGGCAATGCTTCCTCCGGAATGGCGGGCCTGAATCTTCAATATGCCAGCGCGCCGCCTGAGCGGATGACGACCTACCTTGGCGTTACGGCGGCGGCAGCCAGCATGGTAGGATATGCAGGAGCTATGGCGGCAGCCGCCTTGCAGGAACAGCTGGAGCGCATTTACGGAAGCGGGCAAAGCATTGCCGTTTTGTTCCTCATAAGCGGTGTCACCGGACTTTTCACGGCCTGTTATGGATTATATCGTCTTCCCCAAAAACGGGTGGACTACCTGAAATTAAAGAAATAA
- a CDS encoding VOC family protein, with protein MADINVKDKTAIGIHHIGMHSHHFDETVRFYEEGLGLTVKHTWGKGERVAMMDAGCGSCIEVFDAGEGETIPGGSWIHVALHTEDIHDSYERAIRAGGKPKLAPAFADILEATPEPVYMWFAYVVGFDGEEIEFIQEVEKPEGSGQCIP; from the coding sequence ATGGCAGACATAAATGTGAAAGATAAAACAGCTATCGGTATCCATCATATAGGAATGCATTCTCATCATTTCGATGAAACAGTTCGATTCTACGAGGAAGGACTTGGTCTTACTGTGAAGCATACATGGGGAAAAGGGGAGCGTGTAGCAATGATGGATGCAGGATGCGGAAGCTGTATCGAGGTGTTCGATGCGGGAGAGGGCGAGACCATTCCCGGAGGAAGCTGGATTCATGTGGCATTACATACGGAGGATATCCATGACAGTTACGAGCGGGCCATACGAGCAGGCGGCAAGCCGAAGCTCGCTCCTGCCTTTGCTGACATATTGGAAGCGACCCCGGAGCCTGTCTACATGTGGTTCGCCTACGTGGTGGGTTTTGACGGAGAAGAGATAGAATTTATTCAGGAAGTGGAGAAGCCGGAGGGAAGCGGCCAATGCATACCATAG
- a CDS encoding zinc-binding alcohol dehydrogenase, with product MVKDYRVVFTERERAELVEKEFDDVPAADEIVGKNILSLISTGSERGGYTQQFPSERYPMQTGSSSVAVIICTGEGVTDLKEGDLVYHNGHHTLYCKMKAEDVILLPEGVKPEHALFGRYAAVSMTSIFHASAKPVESVVVTGLGMVGLMCAQMANCFGYRVYATDPSEERRNTANRAGLVNVGASLEEWPELKGSVSTLYECSGNENALHAVIPYMRKRGEIFQIGVPWKKTSDWDAHTLLYELFYAFISIHGGWEWSIPLKSDELHSHSSFSHIRSAMEFIAEGKVHVPEEMYELRNPEDCGQVYHDITIPRMAPTSMMLDWRDF from the coding sequence ATGGTAAAAGATTATAGAGTAGTATTTACAGAGAGAGAACGGGCTGAGCTTGTAGAGAAGGAATTCGACGATGTTCCGGCAGCGGATGAAATCGTAGGAAAAAACATATTGTCCCTCATATCCACAGGCTCCGAGAGGGGCGGCTATACACAGCAGTTTCCCTCGGAAAGATATCCGATGCAGACCGGCTCCTCTTCCGTCGCCGTAATCATATGTACGGGAGAAGGGGTGACGGATCTGAAAGAGGGCGATCTGGTCTATCATAACGGACATCATACATTATATTGTAAGATGAAGGCGGAGGATGTCATTCTTCTTCCGGAAGGAGTGAAGCCGGAGCACGCGCTGTTCGGAAGATATGCGGCGGTCTCCATGACCTCCATCTTTCATGCGTCGGCGAAACCGGTGGAAAGTGTGGTCGTAACGGGACTTGGCATGGTGGGCCTGATGTGCGCACAGATGGCGAACTGCTTCGGTTACCGTGTATACGCTACAGATCCTTCTGAAGAACGAAGAAACACGGCGAACAGGGCGGGACTTGTTAATGTCGGTGCTTCTCTGGAAGAATGGCCGGAGCTCAAGGGGAGCGTATCGACCCTGTATGAGTGCTCGGGTAACGAAAACGCGCTGCACGCTGTCATTCCTTATATGAGAAAGCGGGGAGAAATCTTCCAGATAGGCGTTCCCTGGAAAAAAACTTCGGATTGGGATGCCCATACGCTGCTTTATGAACTGTTTTATGCGTTCATAAGTATTCACGGAGGCTGGGAGTGGTCGATACCGCTGAAATCCGATGAGCTGCATTCTCACAGCTCCTTCTCCCATATCCGTTCGGCGATGGAATTCATCGCGGAGGGAAAGGTGCATGTGCCGGAAGAGATGTACGAGCTTCGAAACCCCGAGGATTGCGGACAGGTATATCATGACATCACGATTCCTCGCATGGCGCCTACAAGCATGATGTTGGATTGGAGGGATTTTTAG
- a CDS encoding ThuA domain-containing protein, which yields MEKIKLHYLIGDVHMGGHDVHRVAINNKILLEEAGAFDILMVCDEPSIGDMCFDTYFAGDLIKECQVLVFNCGNYRFNIREEQERLEQAVAEGAGFVFLHGDHPCYWKAIGNSAWEGAERMAGLLWREVTSHGDYGEAHIEIDLPEHPIMKGLEAFDTKDEIFCNCENVWNVPLQTLASAWSDSRVISRHGEPGTGKKEPIAVTGYYGKGRTFNQLLGHVWPYYTGHGLGENTMLSFSPRQFRQMFVRACEWVATGKVEKTFAFDGEAKLR from the coding sequence ATGGAAAAGATAAAGCTGCATTATTTGATCGGCGATGTTCATATGGGTGGCCACGATGTACACCGGGTAGCGATAAACAATAAAATTTTGTTGGAAGAGGCGGGAGCTTTCGATATTCTGATGGTATGTGATGAGCCGTCCATCGGAGATATGTGCTTCGATACATATTTTGCCGGTGATCTGATAAAGGAATGCCAGGTGCTCGTATTTAACTGCGGCAACTACCGATTCAATATAAGGGAAGAGCAGGAAAGGCTGGAGCAGGCGGTGGCAGAGGGAGCGGGCTTCGTCTTTCTTCACGGGGATCATCCCTGTTATTGGAAGGCGATAGGTAATTCTGCATGGGAAGGCGCAGAACGGATGGCAGGACTTCTCTGGAGAGAGGTAACCTCCCATGGGGATTATGGCGAGGCTCATATAGAGATAGATCTGCCGGAGCACCCGATCATGAAAGGACTGGAGGCCTTTGATACGAAGGATGAGATATTCTGCAACTGTGAAAACGTATGGAATGTGCCGCTTCAGACGTTGGCCAGCGCCTGGTCCGATTCGCGTGTGATATCCAGGCACGGAGAACCGGGCACGGGCAAAAAGGAGCCGATTGCCGTGACGGGATACTATGGAAAAGGAAGAACCTTTAACCAGCTTTTGGGGCATGTATGGCCTTATTATACCGGACATGGTCTCGGGGAAAATACAATGCTCAGCTTCAGCCCCAGACAGTTCCGGCAGATGTTCGTCCGGGCATGTGAATGGGTGGCTACCGGAAAGGTGGAGAAGACGTTTGCTTTCGATGGCGAAGCAAAACTTCGATAA
- a CDS encoding Gfo/Idh/MocA family oxidoreductase, which yields MLKIGFADYYLDNWHANYYPGFLREVNTKYGHDAALTEAYALYDKKQGMTTKEWCRKNHVHQASSMEELIERVDAIMVIAADDSRWHEEVCRLPLASGKPVFVDKTFAPDVETGRRMFEYAKKHHTPVFSSSAQRFCESILNYKEREQGSTKFMSTVGPHDLDNYAVHQFEPIVAVMGTGVRRVKSFAVGSKVTQLILDYGDGRMASFTQTPNPWAEFNFMVSDGEKGERLDSSDYYLNTMKAILDFFETKQLPVREDETLEILALIEAAKKARELPDSWLEITY from the coding sequence GTGTTGAAAATAGGATTCGCCGATTATTATCTGGACAATTGGCACGCCAATTACTACCCTGGATTTTTGAGGGAAGTAAACACCAAATATGGCCATGATGCCGCGCTGACCGAAGCCTATGCTCTGTACGATAAGAAGCAGGGGATGACGACGAAAGAGTGGTGCCGTAAAAATCACGTGCATCAGGCTTCCTCCATGGAGGAGCTGATAGAGAGAGTAGATGCGATTATGGTGATCGCTGCGGACGATTCGAGATGGCACGAAGAAGTGTGCCGTCTGCCCCTTGCAAGCGGCAAGCCCGTATTTGTGGATAAGACCTTCGCCCCTGATGTGGAAACGGGAAGGCGGATGTTTGAATATGCAAAAAAGCATCATACTCCGGTATTCTCTTCTTCGGCTCAGCGTTTTTGCGAAAGCATCTTGAATTATAAAGAGCGGGAACAGGGCAGCACGAAGTTCATGTCCACCGTTGGCCCGCATGATCTGGATAACTATGCGGTTCATCAGTTCGAACCTATCGTTGCAGTGATGGGAACGGGAGTGCGTCGCGTGAAAAGCTTTGCCGTGGGAAGCAAGGTGACACAGTTGATATTGGACTACGGTGATGGACGGATGGCTAGCTTCACTCAGACGCCTAACCCATGGGCGGAGTTTAATTTCATGGTATCCGACGGGGAAAAAGGAGAGCGGTTGGATAGCTCTGACTACTACCTCAATACGATGAAAGCGATTCTCGATTTCTTCGAGACAAAGCAGCTTCCTGTGAGAGAGGATGAGACGCTGGAAATACTGGCTCTTATTGAGGCGGCGAAAAAAGCGAGGGAATTGCCGGATAGCTGGCTGGAAATAACATATTAG
- a CDS encoding VOC family protein codes for MDIIKGISHIGMVVPDVDAAVRFYCEGLGLTLKRRDNYNAIVITPDGVILEISPDGTDKGDYSGITHICLNTYDVDATFQRALSYGAVISRPENPEPYNYNSLRMAFVRTPSGEEIEFWYIEKNGLLREPVADGKYIKNFVHVALTVPDMKECIRFYEGLGAVLKEDWEWGCSLRLADMRELELFTGGYYSEKAYGYTHYSLLTDDVERAAAQVEALGGKKLEQPYDWSNLRICFCQGMGGEVLEFFQMYEDGRAADVFDKAPETLPDVFA; via the coding sequence ATGGATATTATAAAAGGAATCAGCCACATCGGTATGGTGGTACCCGATGTGGATGCAGCAGTCAGATTTTATTGTGAAGGATTAGGGCTTACGCTGAAGCGCAGAGATAATTATAACGCTATTGTCATAACGCCGGATGGTGTCATTTTGGAGATTTCTCCGGACGGTACCGACAAGGGCGACTATTCAGGAATTACCCACATCTGCCTGAACACTTACGATGTGGATGCGACGTTTCAAAGAGCGCTCTCATATGGGGCAGTCATATCCAGACCGGAGAACCCGGAGCCTTATAATTATAATTCACTGCGGATGGCGTTCGTCCGAACTCCTTCGGGAGAAGAGATAGAATTTTGGTATATTGAGAAAAACGGGCTGCTGCGAGAGCCCGTGGCAGATGGAAAATACATTAAAAATTTCGTTCATGTGGCGCTTACCGTGCCGGATATGAAAGAGTGCATCCGCTTTTACGAGGGCCTCGGCGCTGTTTTGAAGGAGGATTGGGAGTGGGGATGTTCGCTGCGCCTTGCGGACATGCGCGAGCTGGAACTTTTTACAGGAGGTTATTATTCTGAAAAGGCATATGGATACACTCACTACAGCCTTCTTACCGACGATGTGGAGAGGGCGGCTGCGCAGGTGGAAGCACTTGGAGGTAAGAAATTGGAACAGCCATATGATTGGTCGAATCTGCGCATCTGCTTCTGTCAGGGCATGGGGGGAGAGGTACTGGAATTCTTTCAAATGTATGAGGACGGGCGGGCAGCCGATGTTTTTGATAAGGCACCGGAGACTCTGCCCGATGTATTTGCCTGA
- a CDS encoding carbohydrate ABC transporter permease translates to MSRSAINTMNIRRKKRIKGFSVAAFRYLVVIAIAVICAGPFLWLASASVKVSENIYTLNLLPKAPSFGNYEQVFSLLNIGKMLFNSLIITVGGIVLDVILGSLCAYPLAKLDFFGRKTMNTVLIATMIIPAAAGLVVNYITISKMGLNDNFWGVILPNSVTVFNIIFLKTAYEGISTDLIEASRIDGAGELTIWWKIMLPQIIPAVATVVIMDFINKWNNFLWPLIVLNVDKYPVAAGLKYLSGQFTYKFGNVAAGTVVSVIPIIIVFLFCQKYYVNTTVGAVKG, encoded by the coding sequence ATGTCACGCAGTGCAATAAACACAATGAATATAAGAAGGAAGAAGAGGATAAAAGGATTTTCTGTCGCAGCGTTTCGTTATCTTGTGGTGATAGCCATTGCAGTTATCTGCGCAGGGCCTTTTCTATGGCTGGCAAGCGCTTCCGTCAAGGTGTCGGAAAATATATATACCTTGAACCTGCTTCCGAAAGCTCCTTCCTTTGGCAATTACGAACAGGTCTTCTCCCTGCTGAACATCGGCAAGATGTTGTTTAATTCCTTGATTATCACGGTGGGCGGCATCGTGTTGGACGTTATTCTCGGCTCCTTATGCGCGTATCCGCTTGCGAAGCTTGATTTTTTTGGCAGAAAGACGATGAATACAGTGCTTATCGCTACGATGATCATACCTGCGGCAGCGGGACTTGTAGTGAACTACATCACCATTTCCAAAATGGGATTGAACGATAACTTCTGGGGTGTCATCCTTCCCAATTCGGTAACGGTATTTAATATCATTTTCCTAAAAACTGCATATGAAGGTATCTCTACCGATCTGATCGAAGCGTCGCGTATCGACGGAGCCGGAGAACTGACTATCTGGTGGAAAATCATGCTTCCGCAAATCATTCCGGCCGTAGCTACAGTGGTCATCATGGACTTTATCAACAAGTGGAATAACTTCCTTTGGCCGTTAATCGTGTTGAATGTGGATAAATATCCGGTAGCGGCAGGACTGAAATATTTGAGCGGACAATTCACTTACAAGTTCGGCAATGTGGCGGCGGGCACGGTGGTATCCGTAATACCGATTATCATCGTCTTCCTGTTCTGCCAGAAATACTACGTGAATACAACGGTGGGTGCTGTTAAGGGCTGA
- a CDS encoding sugar ABC transporter permease produces MISYLFMAPALIILGIFVFYPIVFSIPLAFTNYSAVGGTTKFIGLYNFERLVRDPDFWLALKNSCLFVVVVPILQLLSILLALLMNQKFHGNAALRVLIYMPVVTSMVAVSIIWKFIFEDDGLINALLMNWNIIDKPISFLFESKIALIVLMGVTIWQGIGYYMMMYLSALQSFPTEILDASKIDGANAWQTFWKIRLPLLKNQIGFCSLISTIAAVGVFDVVFTMTNGGPNKSTYVINYYSYKMAFTNYDFGYSAAIGLVSAVIIGIFSCIQFAIKNRGGE; encoded by the coding sequence ATGATATCGTATTTATTCATGGCACCGGCGCTGATTATCCTCGGTATATTTGTATTTTATCCGATAGTTTTCAGTATACCGCTGGCATTTACCAATTACTCCGCGGTGGGCGGTACGACGAAATTCATCGGCCTTTACAATTTCGAACGGTTGGTCAGAGACCCGGATTTTTGGCTGGCTCTTAAGAATTCCTGCCTATTCGTTGTTGTAGTTCCGATTTTGCAGCTTCTTTCCATTTTGCTAGCACTTTTGATGAACCAGAAATTTCATGGAAACGCGGCCCTTCGCGTGTTGATTTACATGCCGGTTGTTACTTCCATGGTAGCGGTGTCGATTATCTGGAAGTTTATTTTTGAGGATGATGGACTTATCAATGCGCTGCTCATGAATTGGAATATCATCGACAAGCCCATTTCTTTTTTGTTTGAATCCAAGATTGCCCTCATTGTACTGATGGGAGTGACGATTTGGCAGGGTATCGGCTATTACATGATGATGTACTTGTCGGCTTTGCAATCCTTCCCGACGGAGATTCTGGACGCTTCGAAAATCGATGGTGCTAATGCATGGCAGACCTTTTGGAAGATACGCTTGCCTCTTTTGAAGAATCAGATAGGCTTCTGCTCTTTGATTTCTACGATTGCGGCTGTAGGTGTATTCGATGTGGTTTTTACGATGACGAACGGAGGTCCCAACAAATCCACTTACGTTATCAATTACTATTCCTATAAAATGGCATTCACTAATTACGATTTCGGATATTCGGCTGCAATAGGACTTGTCAGTGCCGTTATCATCGGTATATTCAGTTGTATCCAGTTTGCCATTAAAAACAGAGGAGGAGAATGA